A region of the Candidatus Nanosynbacter lyticus genome:
GACAATAATTTCAGACACTACAATTCCTCTGGAAATAGCTGCTTGAATTCTTCTGGAGTGGCCGCTTCAAATGTTTTCCTCTCGCCAGATGGCAATGTGATTTCTAACTTCTGGGCGTGAAGCATCAGGCGGCTGGCGTTCGGTTTGCCATAAACGCGGTCGCCGAGGATTGGTGTGTTCAGGTATGCCATATGGACGCGGAGTTGGTGGGTGCGGCCGGTGGTGGGTTTAAGTTCAATGAGCGCCCGAGTGTCAGTCGCCGCCAGTACGCGGTAGGCGGTTTGGGCGGGCTTACCATTCGGGTCGACACGGAAGGTGCTGGGCGCGGACGGGTTGCGGCCAATCGGTAGGTCAATCTTTGCGGCGGCTAATTTCGGTACGCCGTCGGTCGCCGCGAGGTAGGTTTTTTTGGTGGTGCGCTGGGCGAATTGCCGCTGTAGATGGGCGGCAGCGTCAGGATTTTTAGCGATAATCAGCACACCCGAAGTGTCGCGGTCGAGCCGATGGACGATGCCCGGCCGATCGGTGTCTGAGGCAAACGAAGTCTTGGGGCGAATAATTTCCGCTACTGTCGGCTCGGTCGATAGTCCACCTTTGGCGTGGGTTAGGAGTCCGCTCGGCTTATTTACTACCATCACGTCGTCGTCTTCGTATAATATCGGCAGTTCTGTACTCGCCTGCTCCTGTTCTGGCAGCTTGACGGCGATCTCGTCAGTCTCGTCGACCTCAAACTTTGGCGTCGTTACTACTCGCTGGTTGACTGACACGTAGCCGGCTTTGATGTATTTTTGCCAGAGGCTGCGCGAAATTGACAGGTCAAATACCGTGGACAAGTGGACGTCCAGGCGCTGTTTGGTTGGTACGATGTGGAGCATGATGACGAACTTGCCTTGAAACGGCGTCTCGGTGCAGCTCGAATCAAGCGGATTTGGTAAAATTTCGGCGTTGGCGGGCCTGTCAGGCCACAGCTCGTCAATTGATTCTTCGTCGACAATTGAGCCGTATAGTACGGCGAAATGTTGCTTGTTCAAAATAAATTCCGCCACGATGTGCGATTCGTCCGTCTGAACCTTCAAGCGGCACAAGGCCTTGACGGGCGTATTGTCATCTGCCAGTTGGTATAGCCTGGCGATCTTGAGGACGGTGCGCGGCGAAATTTTCACGCGGGCGTTCCTATCTCCGCAGCCCCACGGCCGTTTGGACACGGTGCAAGGTTTCGTTGGCGACGATGTTCATATCGTGTTCGCTGGACTCTAGCTTACTCTCAATTGCCTGATCATCAACTGCCGCCAAGCGCGCTTGGAAATTCGCTAAGAATTCCGCTACTTCATCAGCTACGATTCGCTTAAAATCGCCGTAGCGCTCCATGCCGGCATACTCGCTGATGGTCTGTTCCAAGCTGACGTCTTTTCCAGCATCCTGGCGTACCAGTGTTAAAACCTCTAGCAGATTGGAAATGCCCGGCTGGTTGTCGCGGTCGTATTGTACCTTACCCAATGAGTCGGTGGTGGCGCTCATGATTTTTTTGTGGGCTGCCTCTGGCTCGTCGCCAAGGAAAATGACGCCCTTGCCGCTGTCGTCGGATTTGCTCATCTTTTTGGCCGGGTTCATCAGATCTTTGATCCTGAGGCCTTGGTCGTTGCCGAAGAATTGGTGCTGCTGGGCGACCGGTTTTGGTACGATGAATAAGTCGCCAAATTTGCGGTTCATCCGCTCGGAGATGTCGCGGGTAAATTCCAGGTGCTGCGTTTGGTCGTCGCCGACTGGCACGTAGGTGGCGCCGTAGAGCAAGATGTCGGCGGCCATCAGGACTGGGTAGTTGAAGAGACCGACGGAAATACCTGTATGAACTATATCCTGCGCTTTCTGTCTACTAGTTGGTAGGTGAATTTTACTGTCAATCTCATCAAGAAATTTGTGTGATTTATCTTTAAACTGCGTCATTCGACCCATCTCTCCAAATCCAGTGAAACAGTCCAAAATCCACGCTAGTTCGCTGTGTGCCGGGACGCGGCTTTGGCGGTACAAGTGAATCGCCTCATTATCTAGCGGCAGTCCCGCGGCGGTATAAATTCGTGCGTTATTTAAAATGCTATCGTACAACTTGCTGTGGTCAATCGGCGTGGTGAAGCTGTGTAGATCGGGGATGAACAGATTGATATCAAAATCGGACGAGCGGCGCTTCGCCATATCGACAATCGGCAAAATGGCACCAAAATAATTGCCAATGTGAATATCGTTGTTGGCGCGCACGCCAGTGAGGATGACGGGTTTGGATGGTTTCATTAGATATATTATAACACCCTTTGGCTATTAGTAGGCGTGAAATGGTGGAGTATAATTCTGTAAAATTGTCCTCAAGCTCACACTATGCCGAAAGTTTATGTCGTCAATCTTATCCAGATCAACCCACTCCGGCATGCCGTTGGTGTAGGTTTTTTCGCTGTCGGTTATGTTGTCGTTATTGATTTGCCCGTGCAGCTGGCTATAGGTAAAGTACAGCTAGATTGACTGGTTGGCTTGCGCCTCAGCGTTGCGTTTGAAGAAAGTAGTTGCTTGGTGAATGATTTTATCCGGCATGATGGTTAGTCCAGTTTCTTTCTTAATTTCGCGGATAATTGATTCCTCAACCGTTTCGCCCTTCTCGACACCGCCGCCAATCAAGCTATAACCGTCCCATTGCCGAGTTAAAAGAATCTTATTATCCTCAATAATAACTGCGTACACGCCGACGCGAATGTTTAGTTCGTCAACGGGAACGGTGTATTGATTGCCGAAGACGTCTTTGCAGATGATGGTTTTAGTCATGAGGTTATTCCCTTCAGATAATCCCTCAGCATCGCAAACCCATCAACCGTTTCAATTGCCGCCAAATATTCTTGCCACTCTTCATCATTCAATTCTGCCAAACTGCGGCCGGGAAATCTCGGATGCCCATAAATATATAGCAATTCCGTCCAGCCGTGCAGATTGTCGCCGCGCGGTTCATCGATAATAAAGCCCTCTTCGTCCACCACGAATATATGATCTTCCGCGCCGTCA
Encoded here:
- a CDS encoding RluA family pseudouridine synthase, yielding MKISPRTVLKIARLYQLADDNTPVKALCRLKVQTDESHIVAEFILNKQHFAVLYGSIVDEESIDELWPDRPANAEILPNPLDSSCTETPFQGKFVIMLHIVPTKQRLDVHLSTVFDLSISRSLWQKYIKAGYVSVNQRVVTTPKFEVDETDEIAVKLPEQEQASTELPILYEDDDVMVVNKPSGLLTHAKGGLSTEPTVAEIIRPKTSFASDTDRPGIVHRLDRDTSGVLIIAKNPDAAAHLQRQFAQRTTKKTYLAATDGVPKLAAAKIDLPIGRNPSAPSTFRVDPNGKPAQTAYRVLAATDTRALIELKPTTGRTHQLRVHMAYLNTPILGDRVYGKPNASRLMLHAQKLEITLPSGERKTFEAATPEEFKQLFPEEL
- the trpS gene encoding tryptophan--tRNA ligase → MKPSKPVILTGVRANNDIHIGNYFGAILPIVDMAKRRSSDFDINLFIPDLHSFTTPIDHSKLYDSILNNARIYTAAGLPLDNEAIHLYRQSRVPAHSELAWILDCFTGFGEMGRMTQFKDKSHKFLDEIDSKIHLPTSRQKAQDIVHTGISVGLFNYPVLMAADILLYGATYVPVGDDQTQHLEFTRDISERMNRKFGDLFIVPKPVAQQHQFFGNDQGLRIKDLMNPAKKMSKSDDSGKGVIFLGDEPEAAHKKIMSATTDSLGKVQYDRDNQPGISNLLEVLTLVRQDAGKDVSLEQTISEYAGMERYGDFKRIVADEVAEFLANFQARLAAVDDQAIESKLESSEHDMNIVANETLHRVQTAVGLRR
- a CDS encoding NUDIX domain-containing protein → MTKTIICKDVFGNQYTVPVDELNIRVGVYAVIIEDNKILLTRQWDGYSLIGGGVEKGETVEESIIREIKKETGLTIMPDKIIHQATTFFKRNAEAQANQSI